A genomic region of Anaerolineales bacterium contains the following coding sequences:
- a CDS encoding insulinase family protein, which produces MQLTQHTLPNGLKVLLKEIHTAPLVSHWLWVRVGSRDERPGLSGVSHWVEHMQFKGTAMFPAGELDKTISRDGGFWNAMTYIDWTAYFETMPSDKIDLALRLEADRFVNSQFDPKEVDSERTVIMSERQGNENSPMFLLDEDVQQAAFDLHPYKHEVIGYMADLKTITRDDLFNHYKHFYVPSNAVLAVAGDFDTARMLARIEELYAAVPAGPAPQRVAAEEPAPQQERRVVTQGPGETVFVKAAYRSLRATDPDFFALSVADSLLAGPSNLNLFSGGISNKTSRLYQRLVEKDLAVGVSGGLQATIDPYLYDITITVHPTSSAEAAVAALDDEIKRLQDHAPKPEELQRAVKQAKALFAYGSESITNQAFWMGFAEVFDTYAWFESYLERLAAVTPADVQRAAQRYLRPERRVVGVYQPDGSPEAE; this is translated from the coding sequence ATGCAACTGACTCAACATACCCTGCCTAACGGCCTCAAAGTTTTGCTCAAAGAAATTCATACCGCGCCCCTGGTGAGCCATTGGCTGTGGGTGCGCGTCGGCTCGCGGGATGAACGCCCCGGCCTCAGTGGCGTTTCGCACTGGGTGGAGCACATGCAATTCAAGGGCACGGCCATGTTCCCGGCGGGTGAGCTCGACAAAACCATCTCGCGCGATGGCGGCTTTTGGAACGCCATGACCTATATCGATTGGACGGCGTATTTTGAAACCATGCCGTCTGACAAGATCGATCTGGCGCTGCGGCTGGAAGCGGACCGCTTTGTGAATAGCCAGTTTGACCCCAAAGAAGTCGATTCTGAGCGCACGGTGATCATGTCGGAACGCCAGGGCAATGAAAACAGCCCGATGTTCCTGCTGGATGAGGATGTGCAGCAGGCTGCGTTTGACCTGCATCCCTACAAGCACGAAGTCATCGGCTATATGGCTGACCTAAAAACCATTACACGCGATGATCTTTTTAACCATTACAAGCACTTTTACGTGCCCAGCAATGCGGTTTTGGCAGTGGCCGGCGATTTTGACACCGCCCGCATGCTGGCGCGCATCGAGGAGCTGTACGCCGCCGTGCCCGCTGGCCCCGCGCCGCAGCGCGTGGCGGCCGAAGAGCCTGCCCCGCAGCAGGAGCGCCGCGTGGTGACCCAGGGCCCCGGCGAAACAGTGTTCGTCAAGGCCGCCTACCGCTCGCTGCGCGCCACCGACCCCGATTTCTTCGCGCTCAGTGTGGCCGATAGCTTGTTGGCCGGCCCCAGCAACCTTAACCTGTTCAGTGGTGGCATCTCCAACAAAACCTCGCGCTTGTACCAGCGCCTGGTGGAGAAAGACCTGGCGGTGGGTGTGAGTGGCGGCCTGCAAGCGACGATCGATCCGTACCTCTACGACATCACCATTACTGTGCATCCCACTAGCAGTGCTGAAGCCGCCGTCGCCGCGCTGGATGATGAGATTAAGCGCCTGCAAGACCATGCCCCCAAGCCCGAGGAGTTGCAGCGGGCGGTGAAGCAGGCCAAAGCCCTGTTTGCCTATGGCAGCGAAAGCATCACCAACCAGGCGTTTTGGATGGGCTTCGCGGAGGTGTTTGACACTTACGCCTGGTTCGAGAGTTATCTGGAGCGCCTGGCGGCGGTGACGCCTGCCGATGTACAGCGTGCCGCCCAGCGCTACTTGCGCCCCGAGCGGCGCGTGGTGGGCGTGTACCAGCCGGATGGCAGCCCGGAGGCAGAATGA
- a CDS encoding insulinase family protein, translated as MHASAIPGADDITRVVLANGIVVLARENPNSKAVTVRGSVLAGGLLDPDDKLGLADFTASMLMRGTAQRDFQTIYDSLESIGASFGFNSGTHTTGFGGRSLAEDFGLLLQLGREALLSPVFPEGHVEKVRAQLLTGLSLRAQDTRDMASLMFDEMVYAGHPYARADEGHPETVAAISQADLVNFHRQNFGPRGMLIVVVGGISAGQAVEQVRAAFEDWQNPQQPAPVQLPAWQPLAGRSYRRLEIAGKSQSDLIIGTAGPLRKDADYMAASLGNNILGRFGMMGRVGDSVREKAGLAYYAYSSLGGGLGPDPWLVAAGVNPANEEQATQLIFQELERFTSELVSEEELSDSQSNYIGSMPLSLESNSGVADALMTIERFELGLDYYRHFPDEVNAVTRQSVLEAAQRYLQPEHMAIAVAGPARPEAL; from the coding sequence ATGCACGCTTCGGCAATCCCAGGAGCTGATGACATTACGCGGGTGGTGCTGGCCAACGGCATCGTGGTGCTGGCGCGTGAGAACCCCAACTCCAAAGCCGTCACCGTACGCGGCTCAGTGCTGGCCGGCGGCTTGCTCGACCCTGATGACAAGCTGGGCCTGGCGGATTTCACCGCCTCGATGCTGATGCGCGGCACGGCCCAACGTGATTTCCAAACCATTTACGATTCGCTCGAATCGATCGGCGCCAGTTTTGGCTTCAACAGTGGCACGCACACCACCGGCTTCGGCGGGCGTTCGCTGGCCGAAGACTTCGGGCTCTTGTTGCAACTGGGGCGTGAAGCCCTGCTCAGCCCCGTTTTCCCTGAGGGGCATGTGGAGAAGGTGCGCGCCCAACTGCTCACCGGGCTTTCGCTGCGCGCCCAGGATACGCGTGACATGGCTTCGCTCATGTTCGATGAGATGGTCTACGCCGGCCACCCGTATGCGCGCGCCGACGAAGGCCACCCGGAGACCGTGGCGGCGATTTCGCAGGCCGACCTGGTGAATTTTCACCGGCAGAACTTTGGGCCGCGTGGCATGCTCATCGTGGTGGTCGGGGGCATCTCGGCCGGCCAGGCGGTGGAGCAGGTGCGCGCCGCCTTTGAGGACTGGCAAAACCCGCAGCAACCGGCGCCGGTGCAGTTGCCCGCCTGGCAACCGCTGGCCGGCCGCAGCTATCGCCGCCTTGAGATCGCTGGCAAGAGCCAGAGCGATCTGATCATCGGCACCGCCGGCCCGCTACGCAAAGACGCCGATTACATGGCTGCCTCGCTGGGCAACAACATCCTCGGCCGCTTTGGCATGATGGGCCGCGTCGGTGACTCGGTGCGCGAGAAGGCCGGCCTGGCCTATTACGCCTACAGTAGCTTGGGCGGCGGCCTGGGGCCGGATCCGTGGCTCGTGGCCGCCGGGGTCAACCCGGCCAATGAGGAACAAGCCACACAACTGATCTTCCAGGAGCTCGAACGCTTCACCAGCGAGCTGGTGAGCGAAGAAGAGCTCAGTGACAGCCAGTCGAATTACATTGGCAGTATGCCGCTCTCGCTGGAGAGTAACAGCGGGGTGGCCGATGCCTTGATGACCATTGAGCGCTTTGAACTCGGCTTGGATTACTACCGCCACTTCCCTGACGAAGTCAACGCGGTGACGCGCCAGAGCGTGCTGGAGGCGGCCCAGCGCTACCTGCAGCCCGAGCACATGGCGATTGCCGTGGCCGGGCCGGCGCGCCCTGAGGCGCTTTGA
- the acpS gene encoding holo-ACP synthase has product MSLRTGVDLFEVRRLREAVERHGERFLRRIYTPRELEQMNGNFASLAARFAAKEAVAKALGTGIGDLSWLEVEILRGERKEPVLQLHGAAQRLADGLAITSWSISISHTREHVIAFVVAV; this is encoded by the coding sequence TTGAGCTTACGTACTGGCGTAGACCTGTTTGAGGTGCGCCGCCTGCGTGAGGCGGTGGAGCGCCATGGGGAGCGTTTTCTGCGGCGCATTTATACGCCGCGCGAACTGGAACAAATGAATGGCAACTTTGCTTCCCTGGCGGCCCGTTTTGCCGCCAAGGAAGCCGTAGCCAAGGCCTTGGGCACCGGCATCGGCGATCTGAGCTGGCTTGAGGTCGAGATCCTGCGTGGCGAGCGCAAGGAGCCGGTTTTGCAGCTGCACGGCGCGGCCCAACGCCTGGCGGATGGCCTGGCCATCACCAGTTGGTCGATCAGTATCAGCCACACCCGCGAGCACGTCATCGCCTTTGTCGTAGCCGTCTAG
- a CDS encoding penicillin acylase family protein: MGKIFRTIGLGLLALVLILIVAVAIWLPGQLKASFPQIDGEIQVAGLQGQVDVYRDSNGIPHIYASNEHDLFFAQGYVHAQDRFWQMDFQRHTSTGRLSELLGSNTVDIDKFLRTMGWERVARAELALLDDTSRAMLEAYSAGVNAYLAEHTGTQLSAEYLFLKAINSDYTPTPWEPLHTVSWAKAMAWDLRDNMDIEIERAILLKTFSPEQIAELYPAYPADKPVIVPDFAPATAAAPAAAQASAPSDALAALMLGLDGQIAALDDLLKSDPNADLGSNSWVVSGERSASGLPLFSNDPHLGASVPSIWYQMGLHCQPTGPDCNYNAAGVSFVGAPGIVLGHNDRIAWGFTNVGPDVMDLYVIKVNPDNPNQYEMNGEWVDMEVVTEEIVVAGSETIALPVRITQFGPIVSDTYGSLSDFDETSGLDLPESYALALRWTALEPGTTLQSLFHLNRAQNFAEFREAASQFVVPAQNLLYADVDGNIGYQMPGYIPIRSAGDGLYPAPGWTDEYAWQGYIPFEELPYAYNPPSGYIVTANNAVVGDDYPYRISDVWDYGYRAQRIVDMIEAAPGPIDIAYYQQMLGDNLNLGAQPVVDALVALDYGDARLNSLRDGLAAWDGAHDKESRGAALFAPVWKHLLAETFNDDLPEIAWPNAGGGSGWYVVIENLLAQPESHWWDDARTPETETRDDILKRAFAAGVAEVEATLGKDESQWAWGNLHTITYEHDVMSNFPLIDKLFNPGPYHTSGGNSIVNATGWGGNEDYAITTLPSKRTIFDLSNWQNALQITTVGQSGHATNPHYKDLAPLWADIQFIPLHWDLAAIQADAEGHLILQP, from the coding sequence ATGGGAAAGATTTTCCGCACGATTGGGCTTGGGCTCTTGGCCTTGGTCCTGATTTTGATTGTGGCCGTGGCGATTTGGCTGCCCGGCCAGCTAAAGGCTTCATTTCCTCAGATTGACGGTGAAATTCAAGTGGCTGGCCTGCAAGGCCAGGTGGATGTGTACCGTGATAGCAACGGGATCCCGCACATCTATGCCAGCAACGAGCACGATTTGTTCTTTGCTCAGGGCTACGTACACGCCCAGGATCGCTTCTGGCAGATGGATTTCCAACGCCACACCAGCACTGGGCGTCTGTCTGAGCTGTTGGGCAGCAATACTGTAGACATCGACAAGTTCCTGCGCACAATGGGCTGGGAGCGCGTGGCCCGCGCCGAACTGGCCTTGCTGGATGACACCAGCCGCGCCATGCTGGAAGCTTACTCTGCCGGCGTGAACGCGTATCTGGCGGAGCACACCGGTACGCAGCTCAGCGCCGAGTACCTGTTCTTGAAAGCGATCAACAGTGACTACACCCCCACGCCCTGGGAACCACTGCACACGGTGAGTTGGGCCAAGGCGATGGCCTGGGATCTGCGCGACAACATGGATATCGAGATCGAGCGTGCCATCCTGCTCAAAACCTTCAGCCCGGAGCAAATTGCCGAGCTGTACCCTGCCTACCCGGCCGACAAGCCGGTGATCGTGCCTGATTTTGCACCGGCCACTGCCGCCGCCCCGGCGGCCGCGCAGGCCAGCGCACCCAGCGATGCGCTGGCAGCGCTGATGCTGGGGCTGGATGGCCAGATCGCCGCGCTCGACGATCTGCTCAAGAGTGACCCGAATGCAGACCTGGGCTCGAACAGTTGGGTCGTCTCCGGTGAGCGTAGCGCCAGCGGCTTGCCGCTGTTCTCGAATGACCCGCACCTGGGGGCCAGCGTACCTTCCATCTGGTACCAGATGGGCTTGCACTGCCAGCCCACCGGGCCGGATTGCAACTACAACGCCGCCGGGGTGTCCTTCGTCGGTGCGCCGGGCATTGTGCTCGGCCACAACGATCGCATTGCCTGGGGCTTCACCAACGTGGGCCCGGATGTAATGGATCTGTATGTCATCAAGGTCAACCCCGATAACCCCAACCAGTATGAAATGAACGGGGAATGGGTGGACATGGAAGTGGTCACCGAAGAGATCGTAGTGGCCGGCAGCGAAACCATCGCCCTGCCGGTGCGCATCACTCAATTCGGGCCGATCGTTTCTGACACCTATGGCAGCCTGAGCGACTTTGACGAAACCTCGGGGCTGGATCTGCCCGAAAGCTATGCACTGGCGCTGCGCTGGACGGCACTGGAGCCAGGCACCACCTTGCAGTCGTTGTTCCATCTCAACCGCGCCCAGAACTTCGCAGAGTTCCGCGAAGCGGCCAGCCAGTTTGTCGTGCCTGCGCAGAACCTGCTCTACGCCGATGTGGATGGCAACATCGGTTACCAGATGCCCGGCTACATTCCCATTCGTAGCGCCGGAGATGGCCTCTACCCCGCCCCCGGCTGGACGGATGAATATGCCTGGCAGGGCTACATTCCCTTTGAGGAATTGCCGTATGCCTACAACCCGCCTTCGGGCTACATCGTCACCGCCAACAATGCGGTGGTGGGCGATGACTACCCCTACCGCATCAGCGATGTGTGGGATTACGGCTACCGCGCCCAGCGCATTGTGGACATGATCGAAGCGGCCCCCGGGCCGATCGACATCGCTTACTACCAGCAGATGCTGGGCGACAACCTGAACCTGGGTGCGCAGCCGGTGGTGGATGCGTTGGTGGCGCTGGATTATGGGGATGCACGCCTGAACAGTCTGCGTGATGGGCTCGCCGCCTGGGATGGGGCGCATGACAAAGAGTCTCGCGGGGCGGCGTTGTTTGCCCCGGTGTGGAAGCACCTGCTGGCTGAGACCTTCAACGATGATCTGCCCGAGATCGCCTGGCCGAATGCCGGCGGTGGTAGCGGCTGGTACGTAGTGATTGAGAACCTACTGGCGCAGCCGGAAAGCCACTGGTGGGATGATGCCCGCACGCCGGAAACGGAAACCCGCGATGACATCCTGAAGCGTGCCTTTGCAGCCGGTGTGGCTGAAGTGGAAGCCACGCTGGGCAAGGATGAGAGCCAGTGGGCCTGGGGTAACCTGCACACCATCACCTATGAGCATGATGTGATGAGCAACTTCCCCCTGATCGACAAGCTGTTCAACCCGGGGCCGTATCACACCTCGGGCGGCAACTCCATCGTCAACGCTACGGGCTGGGGCGGCAATGAAGACTACGCCATCACCACCCTGCCTTCCAAGCGCACCATCTTCGATCTGAGCAATTGGCAGAACGCGTTGCAGATCACCACGGTGGGCCAATCGGGCCATGCCACCAACCCGCACTACAAGGACCTGGCGCCGCTATGGGCGGATATTCAGTTCATTCCGTTGCACTGGGATCTGGCTGCCATTCAGGCAGACGCCGAAGGCCACTTGATCTTGCAGCCGTAA
- a CDS encoding PrsW family intramembrane metalloprotease, whose translation MSARRVARPAKPTTKPSWVTLLQFTGSSLGLMGFLSMAFSGLAYAVLQPLLFAEPFSVSILLAAAAALWAGLLLLPSAAYSLAQLMNRPLAPPPAIKCNLAALAFLLLPLVILGGAAALGQGLEILLPPVHVLAASLSVLGLVWLGLHGLRLGGPRLTWGALASGLTAAPLLAGLLELLVGFFLLILGGIYLFTQPALAAQLPYIESALPRMQDAEEMLQLVADFVHDPVILGLALAQLALFTPLIEELLKPIAVWLLVWRRPLSNAQGFAIGLLGGAGFALLENLFSANASASWALTASLRFGATAFHIATAGLMGWALVRAKNEGRYLGVFLVYGFTILLHGLWNGVVVLQSFAPHFITGREELGGFALAAITLISLTVLAVMNRKLQAPLTQLARKSRPTQ comes from the coding sequence GTGAGCGCGCGCCGTGTCGCTCGCCCGGCCAAACCCACTACCAAACCGTCTTGGGTGACGCTCTTGCAATTTACCGGCAGTAGCCTGGGGCTGATGGGCTTTTTGAGCATGGCCTTCAGCGGGCTGGCCTATGCCGTACTGCAGCCCTTGCTATTCGCAGAGCCTTTCTCGGTCTCCATTCTTCTGGCCGCCGCGGCGGCCCTGTGGGCCGGGCTGCTGCTCCTACCCTCCGCCGCATACAGCCTGGCCCAACTGATGAACCGCCCTCTCGCGCCGCCACCCGCCATCAAGTGCAATCTGGCCGCGCTGGCTTTCCTGCTGCTACCGCTGGTGATCCTGGGCGGCGCGGCGGCGCTTGGCCAAGGGCTCGAGATCCTGCTGCCGCCCGTGCACGTGCTGGCCGCTTCCCTTTCCGTGCTCGGCCTGGTGTGGCTGGGGCTACACGGCTTGCGCCTGGGCGGCCCGCGCCTCACCTGGGGCGCGCTGGCCAGCGGCCTGACGGCAGCGCCGCTGCTCGCCGGCCTGCTGGAGCTGCTGGTCGGCTTCTTTTTGCTGATCCTGGGCGGGATCTATCTGTTCACGCAGCCCGCGCTGGCAGCCCAGTTGCCCTACATAGAGAGTGCGCTGCCGCGCATGCAAGATGCCGAGGAAATGCTGCAACTGGTTGCCGATTTTGTGCACGACCCAGTGATCTTAGGGCTCGCCTTGGCGCAACTGGCACTATTTACTCCGTTGATCGAGGAATTGCTTAAACCTATCGCAGTGTGGCTGCTGGTCTGGCGTCGCCCCTTATCCAACGCACAAGGGTTTGCGATCGGGTTGCTGGGCGGGGCCGGCTTTGCCCTGCTGGAAAATTTGTTTTCCGCCAATGCCAGCGCCAGCTGGGCACTCACCGCCAGCCTGCGTTTTGGCGCCACCGCCTTCCATATCGCCACCGCGGGCCTGATGGGCTGGGCTTTGGTGCGCGCCAAGAACGAGGGGCGCTATCTGGGCGTCTTTCTGGTTTACGGTTTCACCATCCTGCTGCATGGGCTATGGAACGGAGTGGTGGTATTGCAAAGCTTTGCCCCACATTTCATCACCGGGCGCGAGGAGCTGGGCGGCTTTGCCCTGGCGGCGATCACGCTGATCTCGCTGACCGTGCTGGCCGTGATGAACCGCAAATTGCAAGCGCCGCTTACCCAGTTGGCGCGCAAATCACGCCCAACGCAGTAA
- a CDS encoding peptidylprolyl isomerase: protein MRSFALLAILFSWLLASCAPASPSAAALATAPVLSPSSTTPSAYPDMQCTSVSAGQNRKYFERMPYAPLSAADWARGPADAPITLLVYSDFQCPTCAAFAQTLAALQARYPEQLRVIFRPYPLLGSAEQPLNDKADLALSAAEAAGAQGAFWEMHDLLFAQQDTWAGLSREAFVAWLTEQAHTLVLDVPAFTSALEDPSALARAQAAWEQGQAEQLGTPPFLVTDAGPHGGPIDIDSLDVIIQLNLLALRQFNRCPAMQLEPGVSYRATITTEHGDIVVELLPEVAPNAVNSFVFLARQGWFDDTTFHRVLPGFVAQAGDPSGTGYGGPGYAFGIETAPTLSFDRAGLLAMANAGPTSNGSQFFITYAPAEHLNGGYTIFGRVLQGMPIVDALAPRDPSQGLGLPPGDRILRVQIEEQ from the coding sequence ATGCGCTCCTTTGCTCTACTTGCCATTCTGTTTAGCTGGTTGCTGGCCAGTTGCGCCCCAGCCAGCCCATCTGCGGCTGCGCTGGCCACCGCGCCGGTGCTCAGCCCCAGCTCCACTACGCCAAGCGCCTACCCAGACATGCAGTGCACCTCGGTGAGCGCTGGCCAGAACCGCAAGTATTTTGAGCGCATGCCCTATGCGCCCTTGAGCGCGGCCGATTGGGCGCGTGGCCCCGCCGATGCGCCGATCACCCTGCTGGTGTATAGTGATTTTCAATGCCCCACCTGCGCGGCCTTTGCCCAAACCTTGGCCGCGCTGCAAGCGCGCTACCCTGAACAACTGCGCGTGATCTTTCGCCCCTATCCACTGTTGGGCAGCGCCGAGCAGCCGCTCAACGATAAGGCCGATCTGGCGCTCAGCGCCGCCGAAGCCGCCGGGGCACAAGGCGCCTTCTGGGAAATGCACGATCTGCTCTTCGCCCAGCAAGACACCTGGGCTGGCCTCAGCCGCGAGGCATTTGTTGCCTGGCTCACCGAGCAGGCCCATACGTTAGTACTGGACGTGCCGGCCTTTACCAGCGCACTCGAAGACCCCAGCGCGTTGGCACGCGCTCAAGCCGCTTGGGAACAGGGCCAGGCCGAGCAACTCGGCACGCCGCCCTTCCTGGTGACCGATGCCGGCCCGCATGGTGGCCCGATCGATATCGACAGCCTGGATGTGATCATCCAGCTCAATTTGCTGGCGCTGCGCCAATTCAACCGCTGCCCGGCAATGCAACTGGAACCCGGCGTAAGTTACCGCGCCACGATCACCACCGAGCACGGCGACATTGTTGTGGAGTTGCTGCCCGAAGTGGCGCCCAACGCGGTCAACAGCTTTGTCTTCCTGGCGCGCCAAGGCTGGTTTGACGACACCACTTTCCACCGCGTGCTGCCTGGTTTCGTAGCGCAGGCAGGCGATCCGAGTGGCACCGGCTACGGCGGCCCCGGCTACGCCTTCGGCATCGAAACCGCGCCCACGCTGAGTTTTGACCGTGCCGGGCTGCTGGCGATGGCCAATGCCGGGCCAACCTCCAACGGCAGCCAATTCTTCATCACTTATGCCCCCGCCGAGCATCTCAACGGAGGCTACACGATCTTCGGGCGGGTGCTACAGGGCATGCCCATCGTCGACGCGCTGGCACCGCGCGATCCCTCGCAAGGGCTGGGCCTGCCACCCGGCGATCGCATCCTACGCGTGCAGATCGAGGAACAGTGA
- a CDS encoding NAD-dependent epimerase/dehydratase family protein, whose protein sequence is MNFLITGAAGFLGSALANQLAREGHLVRGIDNLSSGEPQVLFDDVHFTRGDVNDRPKLWTLLQDIDCVYHLAARVLVAESLLYPREYTDANVGGTVSLMEAMRDVGVRRVVFASSGAVYGDQQSQPLQEDASPFPHSPYAVSKLAAEYYVRTIGALWGIETVCLRIFNAYGPGQHLPPSHPPVVANWLRQAVRGGSLVVHGDGSQTRDFIHVSDVVRALVAAATAPGIDQRVINVGSGQETRMQDLAEMILEITGRRGEILYTPHNDRGVSRMCADTQLAAKLLGFTARMPLEKGLKQTLKEDARFKSV, encoded by the coding sequence ATGAATTTTCTGATCACCGGTGCCGCCGGTTTTCTAGGCTCGGCATTGGCCAACCAACTGGCCCGCGAGGGGCACCTGGTGCGTGGCATCGATAACCTTTCCAGCGGTGAGCCGCAGGTGCTATTCGATGATGTGCACTTCACGCGTGGCGATGTAAACGACCGCCCCAAACTATGGACTCTGCTGCAGGATATTGACTGCGTCTACCATCTGGCGGCGCGTGTGCTGGTGGCTGAGTCGTTGCTCTACCCGCGCGAGTACACCGATGCCAACGTGGGCGGCACGGTGAGCTTGATGGAAGCGATGCGCGATGTGGGCGTGCGCCGGGTAGTGTTTGCTTCGTCTGGTGCGGTGTATGGGGACCAGCAGAGCCAGCCGCTGCAGGAGGACGCCTCGCCCTTTCCGCATTCACCGTATGCCGTCTCCAAGCTGGCTGCCGAATACTACGTGCGCACCATCGGCGCGCTGTGGGGCATTGAAACGGTGTGCCTGCGCATTTTCAACGCCTATGGCCCCGGGCAGCACCTGCCCCCTTCGCATCCCCCGGTGGTGGCCAATTGGCTGCGCCAGGCGGTGCGCGGCGGTTCGCTGGTGGTGCATGGCGACGGTAGCCAGACGCGCGATTTCATCCACGTCAGCGATGTGGTGCGCGCCCTGGTGGCGGCTGCCACTGCGCCGGGGATTGACCAGCGCGTGATCAATGTGGGCAGTGGGCAGGAAACCCGCATGCAGGATCTGGCGGAGATGATCTTGGAGATCACCGGGCGGCGTGGCGAGATCCTCTACACGCCGCACAATGATCGCGGCGTTTCGCGTATGTGCGCCGATACGCAGTTGGCCGCCAAGCTGTTGGGCTTCACGGCGCGCATGCCGCTGGAAAAAGGCCTCAAGCAGACCCTAAAAGAAGACGCTCGGTTTAAGAGCGTCTAG